In one window of Brassica rapa cultivar Chiifu-401-42 chromosome A07, CAAS_Brap_v3.01, whole genome shotgun sequence DNA:
- the LOC103830615 gene encoding probable serine/threonine-protein kinase PBL22, which produces MSCFSCLDTRTHDMRINIDTVPYLTDDSSVGTRGDSIGARSKSGILVNGKVNSAKPGGGARSFTFKELAAATKNFREDNMIGKGGFGSVFKGRLYSGQVVAIKQLNPNGHQGNQEFIVEVLMLSVFSHPNLVTLIGYCTSGAQRLLVYEYMPMGSLEDHLFDLEPTQKPLSWNTRMKIAVGAARGIEYLHCKISPSVIYRDLKSSNILLDKDFNPKLSDFGLAKVGPVGNRTHVSTRVMGTYGYCAPEYAMSGKLTIKSDIYCFGVVLLELVTGREAIDLNKPNGEQYLVSWARQYLSEPKKFGHLVDPLLRGNYPKKCLNYVIAITEMCLKEEANQRPTIGDVVVAFEYIAAQSKSYEARRVSRKSTDSDRSREETKQSF; this is translated from the exons ATGAGCTGTTTCTCTTGTCTCGACACACGAACCCATGACATGAGAATCAACATTGATACCGTTCCTTACCTAACCGATGATTCCTCAG TTGGCACAAGAGGCGATTCAATAGGAGCAAGGTCCAAATCTGGCATTTTAG TTAATGGGAAAGTGAATAGCGCTAAACCCGGCGGTGGCGCACGGAGTTTCACGTTCAAGGAGTTAGCCGCCGCAACCAAGAACTTCCGGGAGGATAACATGATCGGAAAAGGAGGGTTCGGTAGTGTCTTCAAGGGACGTTTATATTCAGGACAG GTGGTGGCTATCAAGCAACTAAACCCAAATGGGCATCAAGGAAATCAAGAGTTCATAGTCGAGGTTCTCATGCTTAGTGTCTTCAGCCATCCAAACTTAGTAACTTTAATTGGTTACTGTACTTCTGGTGCTCAAAGACTTCTTGTTTATGAATACATGCCAATGGGTAGCTTAGAAGATCATCTCTTTG ATCTTGAGCCTACTCAGAAACCTCTAAGCTGGAATACTCGAATGAAAATCGCTGTTGGTGCAGCTCGTGGCATCGAGTATCTTCATTGTAAAATAAGCCCATCCGTGATATACCGTGACTTGAAATCTTCAAACATTCTGTTAGATAAAGACTTTAACCCTAAACTCTCTGACTTTGGACTTGCTAAAGTCGGTCCTGTCGGTAACCGGACACATGTGTCTACTCGTGTCATGGGTACTTACGGATACTGTGCTCCCGAGTACGCAATGAGCGGAAAGTTAACCATTAAATCGGATATCTACTGCTTCGGTGTTGTGTTGCTTGAGCTGGTTACTGGTAGGGAGGCTATTGATTTGAATAAACCAAATGGAGAACAATATCTTGTTTCTTGG GCTCGACAGTATCTCAGCGAACCTAAAAAATTCGGACATCTAGTGGACCCGTTGCTGCGTGGAAATTACCCAAAGAAGTGTCTTAACTACGTGATTGCCATTACAGAGATGTGTTTGAAGGAGGAAGCTAATCAACGACCGACAATAGGAGATGTTGTGGTGGCATTTGAGTATATAGCTGCTCAGAGCAAATCTTATGAAGCTAGAAGAGTGTCTCGCAAGTCTACTGACTCTGACCGGTCAAGAGAGGAAACAAAACAGAGTTTCTAA
- the LOC103830616 gene encoding probable serine/threonine-protein kinase PIX13, with protein MGNCCPGGSSSVRHEQSPVSTKPLSVVKNIQDPVKIKLPPPLVAMPPARGLKPKFPAAVPGRPTRPVYNPPREKQREKTRSVDSPPLKPVEKLGIGKKAVPPSGKIVTPSLKMFSLADLKTATKNFRPESMIGEGGFGQVFKGWLEEKTLAPSRAGVGIPVAVKKSNPDSAQGLHEWQCEVRFLGKFHHPNLVKLLGYCWEENQFLLVYEYLPKGSLENHLFSKGEALTWDTRLKIAIEAAQGLTFLHNSEKSVIYRDFKASNILLDSNFHAKLSDFGLAKNGPINGFSHVTTRVMGTQGYAAPEYMATGHLYVRSDVYGFGVVLLELLTGLRALDPTRPSAQQNLVEWAKPVLTQKKKIQKMMDPRLEHKYPILAVTRTAALILRCLEADPKNRPPMDDVLRELEIVRTIRDELREERRKRSGGGSDHNNRVNGYGLPHVRRTGRTG; from the exons ATGGGGAACTGTTGTCCTGGCGGATCTTCTAGTGTTCGACATGAACAGAGCCCTGTCTCCACCAAGCCCCTCTCAG TGGTGAAAAATATTCAAGATCcagtaaaaataaaacttcCCCCGCCGTTGGTGGCGATGCCCCCAGCTAGGGGTTTGAAACCAAAGTTTCCAGCGGCGGTACCAGGACGGCCAACGAGACCCGTCTATAACCCCCCGCGTGAGAAGCAACGGGAGAAGACAAGATCCGTAGATAGTCCACCATTAAAGCCGGTGGAGAAACTAGGTATAGGTAAAAAGGCAGTGCCGCCGAGCGGGAAGATAGTGACGCCGAGTCTAAAAATGTTTTCATTAGCGGATCTTAAGACGGCGACAAAGAATTTCCGACCGGAGTCGATGATCGGAGAAGGTGGATTTGGACAGGTGTTCAAAGGATGGCTGGAAGAGAAGACGTTAGCTCCGTCGAGGGCCGGCGTCGGAATACCAGTAGCCGTAAAGAAATCAAACCCTGATAGTGCTCAAGGCTTGCATGAATGGCAG TGTGAAGTGAGATTCTTAGGGAAGTTTCATCATCCAAATCTGGTCAAGCTCTTAGGTTACTGCTGGGAAGAGAATCAGTTCCTATTGGTTTACGAGTATTTGCCTAAAGGAAGCCTTGAGAATCACCTCTTCTCAA AAGGAGAGGCGTTGACATGGGATACACGTTTGAAAATTGCCATTGAAGCAGCTCAAGGACTTACTTTTTTGCATAACTCAGAAAAGAGTGTTATTTACAGAGACTTCAAGGCTtcaaacattcttcttgattCG AACTTCCACGCCAAGCTTTCTGACTTCGGTCTAGCCAAAAATGGTCCGATTAATGGATTCTCCCACGTGACCACACGTGTCATGGGCACACAAGGTTACGCAGCTCCCGAATACATGGCTACAG GTCATTTATATGTGAGAAGTGATGTTTACGGGTTTGGAGTGGTACTCCTAGAGTTATTAACCGGTCTAAGAGCACTAGACCCAACCCGACCATCTGCACAACAGAACCTCGTGGAATGGGCTAAACCGGTTCTGACTCAGAAAAAGAAGATTCAGAAAATGATGGACCCACGTCTCGAGCACAAGTATCCAATTTTGGCAGTGACCAGAACCGCTGCACTAATTCTACGGTGTCTCGAGGCTGATCCGAAGAACCGACCGCCCATGGACGATGTGCTTAGAGAGTTAGAAATCGTGAGGACTATCAGAGACGAACTAAGAGAAGAGAGGCGTAAACGTAGCGGTGGTGGTTCAGATCATAATAACCGTGTTAATGGATATGGATTACCGCACGTCCGTAGAACTGGCCGCACCGGATAG
- the LOC103830621 gene encoding uncharacterized protein LOC103830621 encodes MYVAKRVSDVDHRLLLVLIIPSVSLLFLLSLSTLTLDPLPSLAPLRNLIHTNTLTATTATSDPRRGKRDELVSSKMAVCLVGGARRFELTGPSIIEKILRVYPNADLFLNSPLDHNSFKLSLLKDSPRLAWVRIFEPKPIVETKSMVRVLTPMHSPNGIKGLLQYFSLVEGCITMIKAYQTENNFTYDWIVRTRVDGYWSDSLDPEYFKPGQYLVPPGSSYGGLNDRFGVGDLNTSTVALSRLSLIPDLDSAGKTNLNSESAFKAQLTTHRVPYVTKPLPFCIMSDRTYEFPPSKYGVPVAAISSSGPLNGAKCRPCTVACKGSCVAEVMGKLRRGWSWTEWKHGTMELCDARGEWEEGWEKVFDGVAGEKFACARKRVGDLDMRRCVEEFEEMRGLAVKWEAPASEHICKLGLRTK; translated from the exons ATGTACGTCGCCAAGAGAGTCTCCGACGTAGATCACCGTCTCCTCCTTGTCCTCATAATCCCTTCTGTATCCCTCCTCTTCTTACTGTCTCTATCTACCCTCACTCTTGATCCTCTTCCTTCTCTCGCCCCTCTTCGTAACCTAATCCACACTAATACCCTAACCGCCACCACCGCAACCTCCGATCCACGGCGGGGGAAGAGGGATGAGTTGGTGAGTTCGAAGATGGCGGTGTGTTTGGTTGGAGGAGCGAGGCGGTTCGAGTTAACCGGACCGTCGATCATTGAGAAGATCCTTAGGGTTTATCCTAATGCTGATTTGTTTCTGAACAGTCCTCTCGATCATAACTCTTTCAAGCTGAGTTTGCTTAAGGACTCGCCGAGGCTCGCGTGGGTTCGTATCTTTGAGCCTAAACCGATCGTTGAGACTAAGTCGATGGTTCGAGTACTCACGCCCATGCATTCTCCCAATGGGATTAAG GGCTTATTACAGTACTTCAGTCTCGTAGAAGGCTGTATTACGATGATTAAGGCATACCAAACCGAGAATAACTTCACTTACGACTGGATAGTCCGAACCCGTGTTGACGGATACTGGTCCGACTCTCTCGACCCGGAATACTTCAAACCGGGTCAGTACCTAGTCCCACCTGGATCCTCTTACGGTGGCCTCAACGACCGCTTCGGCGTCGGCGATCTCAACACCTCCACGGTGGCTCTCTCTCGCCTCTCTCTCATCCCCGACCTTGACTCAGCCGGTAAAACTAATCTCAACTCCGAATCCGCCTTCAAGGCTCAGCTCACAACTCACCGTGTGCCTTACGTAACCAAACCTCTCCCCTTTTGCATCATGTCCGACCGAACCTACGAGTTCCCTCCGTCTAAGTACGGAGTTCCCGTCGCTGCGATCTCAAGCAGCGGACCGTTGAACGGTGCTAAGTGCCGGCCGTGTACGGTGGCGTGCAAGGGTTCGTGTGTGGCGGAAGTAATGGGAAAGCTGAGGAGAGGGTGGAGTTGGACGGAGTGGAAGCACGGGACGATGGAGCTGTGCGACGCACGTGGGGAGTGGGAGGAAGGTTGGGAGAAGGTGTTTGATGGAGTCGCCGGCGAGAAATTCGCATGTGCGAGGAAACGAG